From Juglans regia cultivar Chandler chromosome 9, Walnut 2.0, whole genome shotgun sequence:
GCTGTTTCATTCACCCATATCATCAAGAGCGGTGAGCCTGCTTTCAGTGTATTGGTTTCAAGGTTCCTATTGGGCGAGAGCTTCCCGGTGCCAGTTTACCTGTCACTTATTCCCATCATCGGTGGTTGTGCTCTTGCTGCCGTGACTGAGCTCAACTTCAACATGATTggtaaagaaaataagaaactttTTTTTGCGACTCTTGCGCAATTACTCAATTGCTTGATTGATAATCTTAGCATGTTGATATTTCATTTGTATTTGTTCTTTGCCTAATTTACTCGTAGGTTGTGTCTGGCTTCTTAGAATAGGCATGGAAAGATACATTGAATTCTGGATTTTTAGTTATCTGACTACAGATAACAGAAACTTCTGTTTAATAAAGCTTAGTCAGGGGAATATTGTACGGTCTAAATTAACAACATATCAATCATATCTATTTCCCCTTCCGCCTTAACATTGTCCACAAACGATTTGAAGGTAAGTTTTCTTGTGTGCTTTTAATATTCATCTTTTTGCTTTTTATCCTGTTTGCTTCacttttatgaaaaagaaaaaaagatattaagGTGCCAAAACTTGTCTGTTTGTTTGACTTTCCAACCTTTGAGTTTCCAGTTAGTTGTTGCTATTATTTGTTATGTTCTGGAATATTCTGTGTCCATTAATGGAGGTTATATGGTTGGACTGGACATGTTGATTTTCTTCAAGGGGTTCTCTACTGTCATTGCTTCAGGTTTCATGGCTATGAATCAAACTTGATGTTTGTTTGGActtaacttattgattttcttaAACGTTCTCTACTTTCATTGCTTCAGGTTTTATGGGGGCTATGATATCGAACTTGGCGTTTGTCTTCCGGAACATATTTTCGAAGAAGGGCATGAAGGGGAATTCTGTCAGTGGAATGAACTATTATGCTTGTCTGTCTCTGTTGTCCCTTTTAATTCTCACACCATTTGCTATTGCTGTGGAGGGACCGCAGATGTGGGCAGCTGGTTGGCAAACAACCACGTCTCAGATCGGACCCCAGTTCATATGGTAATTTTGTGAAAACTACCAATTGTAATGTCCTTGTTTTGTTTGGTTGCATAGTTGCACTCTACTGCATCTCAATGCGCGCTCTCCATGGTACATAGAGCGAATGGTGAATCATTTAtcgaaagtaaaatacaaagaCATTATGTGCCATATCTATTGGtctatattttgagaatatggatatgctttgatttctttttctacaTATTGTATGAACTATCAATTTCACAGTTTGAGTCtgattcttttttcttaatatattttgcacAGTCAAATTTGCTTAATGTCAAATATCTTCTAGCAAactgaggaaagaaaaaaggggaaaaaattcttaaatatagTCAAATACATAATGTTTTGATGGTTTTGATGATCCATCCAACCATTGTATGACCTAGTTAGATTTGAGATACTATTTCGTGCTGTTCATCATGCACGTTCATTGCAGATGGTTCTACATAATAGCATTATGGGATAATCTAGGATCATACTCGGAATTATGATTAAGGTGTTTGATCTTACTTATGGTGCAGTGcctagggtacgtttgggtagtgagaagtgttgagaagtgttgagaatgtttgtgaatagtagtgaaaaagtaataataaaatattgaatagtagtaaaaagtaggtgaaaagtaatgaatagtagaaaagtaggtaaaaagtaataatgaaGTAAAAAATAGTATACTCTCACTTGTCAAACATACCCGACCctcttgttttttaatttcttgcaaagTAGCATCTTATAATGTTTGTCACATAACGTGTTCATTgtatttctttgttttgattGGGTTCTTTGTGGGAAAGTATGATATTAGTTTCTTTTTCCCTTGCTATTTACTAATTGTGTGGTCAAAAACATTGTACACAATAGGTGGCTGGCAGCCCAGAGTGTTTTCTATCATCTCTACAACCAGGTGTCATACATGTCCCTCGACCAGATCTCTCCCTTGACATTTAGTATTGGAAACACCATGAAACGAATATCTGTCATAGTCTCCTCAATCATCATCTTCCACACACCGGTTCAGCCCATCAATGCACTTGGAGCTGCCATTGCAATCCTTGGAACCTTCTTGTATTCCCAGGTGTTtccttgttctctctctcttctctctatAAGTCGATGATGATTGTccataatttattaataatagctTTATtgaatcaaaaaaatatttatttatgattgatTAAATATGGTTAAATGTTGTAACTTTGCAGGCAAAGCAGTAAAGAATCCCCGGGGTTCTAAAATCAGAATCATTATGTAGCATAAAATAAACGATGGAAGAGAATGGCGTCAAAATCTGCTCCTGCAGATGAGAGCTGCTTTCAGAATCTCCATGGCTGctattggattttgtttttgttttttttcttattcggATGAAAATAGAGTTGATCTTGTTgtaattaatgataattataGTTCGAGACGTAGTGTTTGCACGGGGTAACGGGGTTTCTTAGGAAAGTTTTTGAATAAACAAGGAAAATGCCCCAATCCTTGTCTGTtttgagaaacaataatatgGCAATTTGCACATggatttgtaattttgtgttgcCTCTACTCAAATACCTTTCCATGTCGGTCAAAATCCCATATGAGGTCAAGtactttttccttcatttttattttttattttttaggtaaaaatgaaaaatgatattttttcatttagtattcatctattattattttttaaattttaaaattaagaaaatttaataaaaatccagaaaaaaaaaggagatgatCTAATTTTTGGATGGAATagaatgttatatatataatacaattctTATTCAAAACTGGAGTCATTTTGTAAACAGAGTCACGTGACATTTGACAAACAAGGCTATTTGAAAATAGCTCAACTAAtaattaaaagggaaaaaaaacaaataacgaaggttttatttagtttattcgTAGCTGCAAACAAATATGTTGATATTCTTTGACAGCTGCATGAACGTACTTGTACCCTCAGATACTGCAAATAACCACAGCCTTTAAGTACCAATTGGGAGAGTAAGCACAGGTATAGGTGAACACTCCCATTAAATCTGCAAATACTTGATAGCTGTATGAACGTCCTTATCCCCTCTGCCACTGCAATTCAACACGACCTTAGTTCCATTTGGGAGAGTAGGGCAAAGCTGCTCCAAGTAAGCCACTGCATGAGATGTCTCCAGAGCAGGGATGATCCCCTCCAGTCGCGATAATCTCTTGAAAGCTCCATATacgaaaacaaaaccaacaacaaaacaagtCAAGGTAATAAAAGGTGGATCTTATAAAAGAGCAACGTTAACCTCGGGACAACAGCAAAGCATCTCGAcattataagattttttcaaaaaggaaTGGAGAATGCTCATaaatcacctataaaaatcatttgcaGACATCAATTATAGGTTGGAAACAGCCAAACAGGCAACAACTTACTCACTTTCTGTGAAGAATATTTTCAATTGGCAGGGGGAAAACTTTATATAACAATACACCTAAGGGAAGGTCCATAATCCAACTTCTAAACCATCTTAGCAATCTTCTTCTGAGAATACGACATTGAAGAAGAGTTAAGAGGCAAACAAACTTTTAGCAAACTGTAATTGATCAGTTCATTACGGCAAGTTGAGCGTGACAACACTGCAAACTCTAAACTAGATGAACGGCCTAAGATATAAGATTGCACAATTAAGATTGCCATTTCCAAAAACTGAGAAAAATTTCACTTATGTTCATCATTCGGCAAACAATAATCTGAGTTATAAAACAGGGCTAGAAAAGGACATCCAGAAACATGAGATTTTCAATGATTTCAAGCTTGTCTCGACTTTgttaatatacatacatatacactatatataaatcCTCAAAACTTATGGTTGAATGACATGCAAATGATACTACCAATGGATTCTACTTCTATAACAGTATTTGTTAACGCTTATAGctcaaacttcaaatttttaCCCTACTGCATAAACAACACACTAATAGTGGAAAACAGAGACACAATGCATCTCCACGGGCCACAACAATGAaggtctataaaatcatatcactAGTGAGCAATTGACGTCAAGAATCCCCcctcccaacaaaaaaaaaaatgcacacgCAAAAAAGGGaataaacagaaaaatgaaaagtagaAGCCATACCTTCCAATGCCTCCTCATCAGTGACGTTATAATATTCAGCACGTCCTGTATCTTTCAAATAGCTGTGCTCTGGTCCAACCCCAGGATAATCCAAGCTATTAAACATGGATCAAAGGTGTTAAATTAGAAAGAATACTATATGAAGCTACACCAAAAATGATATTGAAAGGATCATCCAATTGTATTACCCTGCACTTATGGAATGAGGTTCAATAATTTGCCCATCTTCATCCTGTAATAAATAGCTCATGGCTCCATGCAAAACCCCAACTTCCCCTTTTGTCAAGGTAGCGGCATGCTTACCACTGTCCAATCCAAAGCCTGCAGCTTCCACACCAATCATTCTAACATCTCTGTCATCAACAAACTCATGGAAGAGTCCCATGGCATTCGAACCTCCACCAACGCATGCTACCAGAACATCTGGTTTCCCTCCCCATTTTTCTAGTGCTTGTTTTCTGGTTTCTTTACCAATTACCGCATGGAACTCTCGAACCATCATGGGGTATGGATGTGGCCCAGCAACAGAGCCCAAAATATAATGGGTTGTCTCAACATTAGTTACCCAGTCCCTAATAGCTTCTGATGTAGCATCTTTCAAGGTGGCAGTCCCCGCATGGACTGCTCTAACCTGTTTTAGGAAATTGGTTCGCGATATTAGCAATTCAGCATTGGCAAGagaaatttcatataataactAAACCTAGTGCAGAAAAATTGAGCAACATTAATCAAACCAGTTATATGACCGACTAGAGGGGTTGATGCATAACTTAGGCTATATCACTGACAGTAATGAACGATAAAAACTATAATAAGCATACCTCAGCCCCAAGAAGCCGCATTCTGAAGACATTAAGAGCTTGCCTCTCCATATCTTGTGCACCCATATAAATGACACACTGCAAACCAAACCGAGCACAAACAGTTGCTGTTGCAACTCCGTGCTGACCAGCTCCAGTTTCAGCAATTATTCGATTTTTCCCCAATCGCTTGGCAAGCAAAGCTTGGCCAACAGCATTGTTGATTTTGTGAGCCCCAGTGTGGTTCAGATCCTCTCTCTTAAGGTAAATGTGTGGGCCTTCACCATTAGGACGCTTATAATGTTCAGTTAGCCGCTCTGCAAAGTAAAGAGGACTCTCCCTTCCAACATAATCTTTCAAGATCGCATTCAGTTCTTTCTGCAATGTCAAAAGTTTTTCCCTCATAATAattgggctcttgcctattatcaataaaatcttgtttacagatttaaaaaaaaaaaaaaaaaaaaaaattcccccCATAATTCAGAAACTTTGGCATATATACTAAATTCAGAGAGAGATACGCACGGACAGTGCGGGAGTTCTTCTCCCCCAATATACTtggtaaaaataacattaacatTTTCATTGAAGTTGGAAACTTCATCGCTTCGTTGGGCACTGACAAAGTGGAGTTGTTTTAAAATGACAAATGAAATTCCTTTTGTAACAAGCTATCAAGCCCTCAAAATTACTACAAGCAGTCAGAATTGGCGTCTCGCCACTCTCAATCCAATCATTTACTTTGATATCACGTCACAACGACATgtaaatcatagaaataaataaaccaaTTACTTCAGCATGACGCTCTGTCTAAATAAAGGCTCTATTTCTAAGCCTTCTATCAGTTTGGTAGCggagaaaatgaaggagaaCGAAAAAAGAAACCCCAATATCTACAAATCACTATGCTGCCAAAATTCGAAATTTCCTCccaattagaaaaatattcccAGAATTTTGAACGAACCTATCCCCGAGaaacaaataaaccaaaattaatttcaaattcgttcaaaaaaaaaaaaaaagaacaagagagGTGTTGGGATAGAAAACAAACCTGAAAGTCGTGGTCGGAAGCAAGAGAGTGGAAAGCGGACTCGAGCTCCGAGAGAGCGTGCATGAGGGTTTCGGGGACGTACTTGCCGCCAAACTTGCCGAAGCGGCCGAAGGAATCGGGTCTCTGAAGGAGAGTAGAATTGGAGGATCCATTATCCATCCGTAGGGTCCGGTCGGCGATGGTGCAAGAGACAACGGTAGGtttggaagaggaggaggaggaaaatGGGTGGAACCGGAAGGGAAACTTGGAGCAAACGTAGGGTTTGCGAAGCGCGGAGCCGCAAAAGGTGGTTCCGGTAGTAGGGGCGGTCGCCATTTTATGAAGTGGTTCAGTCTCGACTGTATGCAAGGTGCAGACTCGTCtggcaaaaacaaaaatacggccattttattatatataaattttagatttatttacatttttaataaaaattatttccatatAATCAGTACAACTCCTATTTTTCTGTTGATCTCTTTCTAATAAatccaattttaattaaaatttgactCGACCAAATTCTTAAAATTAGTTAGAAATTGGAATTGGGATTggactaattaatattaacattcaaaataaaatatgtcaaataaataataatcttatTGTTATTTAATGATTAGTATTGAAAGCAAgagattttgaagataaaagtaaaaaaaaaaaaaaattcccttttCCGTTCACTCTGTAGTTACGTAATAATACAAATGGATTTTGCTGCTTGCAGACCTAAATgtgttaatattctattttatttatttaacataaTTACTACATccacaaaagaattacacaaaaataatcttataaactgacgtgaatTCTATGatccattagatctattttataataaaattaactttacaatctgacaaatcacatcaagctacatcaatttatgagattatttttgtataatcactttgtagctagagtattttccttttatttaataCTGATCACAATCCATGTTCACGACCCAAGTATAAAGCAAACATTGAAATGAAGCTTAAGTAGTTAGAAAAACGTATATTGGTTAGCAAATTTAAGTGCTTCAACTGCAAGCACATGAATAAAATAACCACATTACCATCCAGTTCTCAATATCCTTGTGAAACttgtcaaaaacaaaaatcctagTGAAAGCTATTGCacccttttttttaaagatagagAACATAAGGTAAATAATTCATGTGAAACACCAGGGGAAGGGACATGACCAAAAGACCCAGACTCAAAAACTTCCACTCCAAGACAAGAACCAAATCCACCTCTCTTCATCCACAAGCCTCCTTCACACAAGCCAAACTaacaaaacatgtatatatacatcATCATACCCACAAAAATCCTTAAAGATTGAAATGGATCCACATAATTCTGTAGAAATAGGTGCTAGGGGCACCGGTGGATCCCTCATAATGAAAGAAATTGAGCACTTCGGCAGGCTTGGATTAAGCTGCCAAGATAGTTCACAGGAGACTCAGATCCAAATAAAGGACATGGCTTCCACTGGTAGTCATGATCATTCCAGTCGCACTTTTGGATCTGACATAGCAAcccaagagaagaaaaagaaacacagCAGACTCCTACCGAGTATATCTTCTATGGTGGAAGTTTCAGACAACAATCGGCCAATTGGAATTCTGGTTTCAGTTACAGGAACCTTAAAGCAGATATAAAGAAGTTGCAAGCTTAGATAATACTCTCTGATAGCTTCGAGAAACCCAGCTTCTTGAGACGATTTGTAATAGGGCTAGCCCATGCCCTATCCTGGTTCCCACACCTTATGTCCACAATCTCGACTATGTTAGATCctttcttgttatttttctcCCCGCTGGGAATTCTATCAAGAGTAATACTATCAAAGGCAAGCATCGGTATTCGATGGATATTTGTGGCGTAgcttttatttttcctggtaATCTCAGGGCTTCTATGATCATTGTAGCTGCTGCTTGCCACATCAGATGATTTTCTTGGCTGTAGTCTTTTGGGAGTTGTACCACCATAGGGAACTAAAACAGGTACTGATTGTGGTTTGGTTCTGGAAGATACAGGCATCTGAGGGGCAAATTTAATGGAGTCCAATTCCCTTGTCATCAGGGAACTTATAGTTCCCGTCGTACCAACCCTAATGGATCCTCCCCCACCCTTTATAGTTTCTAGTTTCTGAACCATGTTTGTTACAGTCTCAAACAAAGGTCTAAGCAGATATCTTCTAGCAGGGTAGTTCTATAACCTCCAATGCTTGCCAAGAATGAATGGCTATCAAAACAGATTAATAGCCGGTTATTTAATTGCAGCCAAAAACGCATATACATGTCAATGGTATGATAAAaagcttttttaaatttctttgtaCGGGAGCAGTTTGCCAATATAATTTAGACTCAGGGTAACAATAGATAGAAGGATACGCAGATCTCAATTCAACCAAAACTCTGCAAACCTtacgatctctctctctcacacacacacacaggcaGACAAAACATGGCAAGCATACCCAAAGAATACTAATAGATTCAGCAAGCAAATACATGTCCATAACATAGATTATAGAGTAGAACAGAAAAgctatataaaatttaaaaggagCTTAGCAACAAAGTGATGGAAATTGCTTGAATTGAGATCAGAAAAAGCCAATTTCCCAGTGATGGATGCACTTGAATTGAGCCCAGAAGAAGGGACCCAAAAAAGTACTTCCTGGATGTGATAGCTAAAAACGAGAACGGTGTGAAGCTAACTCATCTGAAGAGCTAAACCCATATTGAGTTTTCCTCATAGCAAATTCAATCAAAATGTTGGTTAGTGGGAAAGGAGGAAAGTTTCCGCCtcctttaattataaaaattaaatggcAGTGATCTCACCGCAGCCATGGATATCAAACCAAGaattaattaggaaaaaaaaaacatttccacTACAGATCTTGaaagataataaatttacaagTACGAGTATGCAGTCGATCGACGATGGGAACTCAAGCTATCACAAAACCTACATCATACAATAGATCCATGGAATTATTCAAATCCAGTCTAAATactccaaaaaataaacttcttgTACCACAGACTTGAGACATCAACAAGAAGTAAAAACCCAGCAACAGCGATTTAATTATAGATCAAACGGCATAAATTTCTGTAGTTTTGATATGACATAAAAGCACCTCCAACTATCAGACCCACCAGCAGAAATGGTATATGAAACACTTTGCGCATCACAGAGCATGAGATTTGAAGCTTACCCACAAAGCAAAGGGGTCAGAAAACTTGAACTCCGAATGCTCGAAGATGACAATTGAAACTGACCTACTCAACAATGAGACAAACCCGCGATCCCTTTAGAATCTCCGACTTTAGATCTTAAAAAATTTTCGCTCTATTTGCACATGTATGATATGTATGTCACCTTTAAGAAGATACCTACAGATAATCTAACTTTCCACAAACTGTGTTGCGTCTTATTTGGAGTGTTGGAGATCAGTCAACGCAGCGGATCTGGCAGGATAATGATAGCAGTACAACTGTTTACCCAATTTACaacttgcaaataaaaaatacattttaaaattataaaataatttttatagtactgttttgtcatttttttatttttttattattatatatcagttataaacaaattattctCAGTGCATTGACAATGGACTAGCTAAATGTCAATGTAAAtctaaactttagctagatgtgagaaaaagtcTCTACATTAgactagccaatggtccaatgtttaagacttgatgaatagtaaatcttaagtcttctccaaatatgactagctactattcataatggaaagtaatatttaattatttcatcacttctctctctttttgaatggtaaaacatgcatgacatgcatattatttttacagattgatagagtagacacattatttctacaaagcatgaaaatttaaaaaatatataaattgtatttgaaaaaaaaataaaaaaataaaattatattattattttaactttataataactAGTCCAATGTTGACTCACctagtcaaaaattaatattatagctaaaaattaagattctagccaaattttagacttgacaatgACTAGACCATTACCAATACTCTAAATATCATTATTCCTGGCAAtcattattgtatttttggtttttttttaataataatatggaATACGCTTGCTATTccttattatctatttattattatttattatttaataattaaaaaaataattattaataaaattatatattttttaatttttttaataattaaatatgttaaaaaaatacttaaaaataataataaaaaaattaaaaatttcaattacaCTATAAACtagtaaaagaataataaatcgTAAAAGGATAATACGCCTATCATTATCCATTTTTGTCACGTAATTTAGTCTTTCATagaatgttaagaatatttcatatcatctataaatagtaataaaatattttataaataatagtgactattttgtaaatagtgataaattatttgtaaatagtaataaactatttataaataataataaatgaatctgagaataatttaattttcaaacgtacccttagccaaaagggggaaaaaactGTCACAATCGTAATTTGAAAGCTATAAACaccatatttttataactttttacggaattttattttaaatgagaaatgtttttaagaaataaatttataaatataacttcattttaaaatatgattgtgtaaaaGATGGTGCTTGTATCATTATTCAACATGATTTTTCTTCATCCTTTAGGTTAACCAAGCCGTGTAATTAGAAAGTCACGGAATATATCTTATCTTAACATGTcgtgtttataaaaaaaaaataaataaataaactaacattattctattttcaatgtCTATAATATTTGCAAGAAAACTGTGGACCCGAAGGGCCcaaactcattttatcttttgGATTTCGATTTGGTAACAATTGGAGCCCATTATGGAATGGTCCAAGCCTTGCAGCCTCGGCCCATTATCCAATGTCCTCTGCCTcccagtctctctctctctctctctgttccatatttcaaattcaaatacttaaaaaaaaaaaaaaaaaaaggcgtcACCTTTGCTTTCCTTCACTGATCATTCACCAATACGAACTCCCAGATCTCAACAGCATGCTCCGAAGCCAAATATAGCTCCCATTTCACTCCAAACCTGAAAATAATTGCAAACCAAATCCATTTCGTTGATACCCCACAAGGCATATCAAAgcgaagagagagaaaaatgagttcCCAAGAACCCAAATCGTCCTCAAAACCCATGAAATCCTCAATTTCCCAGTCCTCCAGATCCTCCTCCGTTTCCTCCCACCTGGCAATGGTGGAGCTCAAGCAGAAGATTCTGACCTCACTCTCCAAGCTCTCCGACCGCGACATCCATCAAATTGCCATGGAGGACCTCCAGTCCACCATACTCTCCCTCTCACCCGACGCCCTCCCCATGCTCCTCAACTCCCTCTACGATACCATTTCCTCCGACCCCAAGCCCGCCGCCCGCAAGGAATCCCTCCGCCTCCTCGCCCTCACCTGTGCCACTCACCCCGTCCCGGCCTTCCCCCACCTCACCAAGATCATCGCACACGTCGTCAAGCGCCTCAAGGACAACGACTCCGGCGTCCGGGACGCCTGCCGCGACGCAATTGGCTCCCTCTCCGCCCTCTACCTCAATAACTCTGCTGGTAATGGCAATGATAGCGTCGTGGGGCTATTCGTGAGGCCTTTGTTCGAGGCTATGGCGGAGCAGAACAAAGGGGTGCAATCCGGTGCCGCCATGTGTATGGCCAAGATGGTGGAGTGCGCTTCCGAGCCACCGCCCATTCCCGCGTTACAGAAGCTGTGCCCGAGGATCTGCCGCTTGCTTAACAATCCCAACTTCTTGGCCAAGGCCTCGCTCTTGCCCGTCGTAGCCAGCTTGTCTCAGGTTTTGCCTTGCTTACATGCCGCATTTTCTCTTTTTAGCGTCGTTAGTTTCGCTTTATGGTAATTAGTATATAGTTAGTGGCAATCTTTAAGAAggataaacaaaatttaatctTGAACCGACTCTTGGTGCACTTCCTGATTCCGCTTGAAATGTATGTTGGTCGGGCAAATGTGGTTTAAATTTAAGCATCGTATGCGTCATTTGCTTAAGTTtacaactaattaaaaaaaattggataccTTGTAGACAAACTGGCCTGATTTGTAATGTACAGCCGGGAGAAGATTGTATTACTGGTCATGCATGTGTTCAGTGTTAGCCTAGACAAAATAAACAATTGTTCCATATCATTTGCTATATGTGGTTGCTGAAATCGAAGAATAcggacaaaaagaaaatagattgAGAAGTTTATGTATGTCAAAAAAGGACTAAGCTTAGGAATTCTCAGGTGGTGTGAGTTTGTTACAGGTGGGAGCAATTGCACCTCAAAGCCTGGAGCATTTGCTGCAAAGTATTCACGAATGCCTTGGGAGCACAGATTGGGCAACACGTAAGGCAGCAGCTGATGCATTGAGTGCTTTGGCATTGCATTCAAGTGATTTGGTTTTGGATAAAGCGGCTTCCACCTTGATAGTGCTTGAGTCGTGCCATTTTGACAAGGTAGTTTTTCCATTCATAtttaggttgcatttggatgttgagattaTCTCAGATAATCTAAGttgatctgtaaatagtaatattttatgggtctcattgagatgtgtttgaatgtaaataggttaagatatgtgtttgaatgtatgaagtaggttgagatgagtttaacttttttatgggaagttgaaaaagtagtgggtcCCATTAATGATTAGTTGGGATGAGTTGAATTCAACCCAACAACCATAACGCTTATGGAAGAGTTTTGAACATACACTATTTTATCAAAGGAGTGAATAGCTATGATTTGTGTTTGTGACATTCAAGTTTCAACTCATGATTCCAACTTTCTATAATTCAAGCTctatttatatgttttgttcCTCTCCTTTATTCCTAATTTATTGGAAGATGAAACCCCTAGATGTTGGCTCAAGTGacaaaggccttggtcttggtggtatgctccctctaggtttaaggtttgaatcctcttgTGTATAAACAATTTCTAGAGGCCATTGGATTGGGGGAACTTCCCATTGAATTACCCGAAGTGCACTTGCAGAaaactccttgctgagggcctacacacccctgggattagttgggactttgttcttggacacccgtgccaataaaaaaaaaatattggatgATGAATATCTTCTTAAAGGTTTGAACTCGGCATCCTTCCATATGAAAGGAACTGCTGAAGTTGTAGAAGTGAAAAACTACACAAGTATGAATGTAAAAATACTTATTATTGGTTGGCAGAGATAATCATGATTAATTGCTTTTCAGATAAAGCCTGTTAGAGAGAGCATGGCAGAGGCATTGCAATTATGGAAAAAGATTTCTGGCAAAGGAGACGGTTCTCCAGATGACAAGACACCCTCTAGTGGTAGGCATGTCACCAATATTTGTTCTTCAAAGTGACTTTTAATTTATGTACTCGCTTCTCTCACAGAATTGTTTTCCTTGTGCATGATATTTCAGACGATGAAACTCCTGAACTATctaatttttctgaaaaaaatgatctaaaaaaatccaaatcctAGAGAGAGGGGATCAGAGCAACCGGC
This genomic window contains:
- the LOC108993551 gene encoding tryptophan synthase beta chain 1, with the translated sequence MATAPTTGTTFCGSALRKPYVCSKFPFRFHPFSSSSSSKPTVVSCTIADRTLRMDNGSSNSTLLQRPDSFGRFGKFGGKYVPETLMHALSELESAFHSLASDHDFQKELNAILKDYVGRESPLYFAERLTEHYKRPNGEGPHIYLKREDLNHTGAHKINNAVGQALLAKRLGKNRIIAETGAGQHGVATATVCARFGLQCVIYMGAQDMERQALNVFRMRLLGAEVRAVHAGTATLKDATSEAIRDWVTNVETTHYILGSVAGPHPYPMMVREFHAVIGKETRKQALEKWGGKPDVLVACVGGGSNAMGLFHEFVDDRDVRMIGVEAAGFGLDSGKHAATLTKGEVGVLHGAMSYLLQDEDGQIIEPHSISAGLDYPGVGPEHSYLKDTGRAEYYNVTDEEALEAFKRLSRLEGIIPALETSHAVAYLEQLCPTLPNGTKVVLNCSGRGDKDVHTAIKYLQI
- the LOC108992029 gene encoding uncharacterized protein LOC108992029 produces the protein MVQKLETIKGGGGSIRVGTTGTISSLMTRELDSIKFAPQMPVSSRTKPQSVPVLVPYGGTTPKRLQPRKSSDVASSSYNDHRSPEITRKNKSYATNIHRIPMLAFDSITLDRIPSGEKNNKKGSNIVEIVDIRCGNQDRAWASPITNRLKKLGFSKLSESII
- the LOC108993543 gene encoding glucose-6-phosphate/phosphate translocator 1, chloroplastic produces the protein MICSVRQSVTKTINGSDFFLRERSPAQPLQRSSLFFPALQKPQRFAVSVSKPLHVSSVENLSLKAPRDSVICEAYEAADSSTSQQEAKSEAAKKVKIGLYFATWWALNVVFNIYNKKVLNVYPYPWLTSTLSLACGSLMMLISWATRIAEAPKTDFEFWKTLFPVAVAHTIGHVAATVSMSKVAVSFTHIIKSGEPAFSVLVSRFLLGESFPVPVYLSLIPIIGGCALAAVTELNFNMIGFMGAMISNLAFVFRNIFSKKGMKGNSVSGMNYYACLSLLSLLILTPFAIAVEGPQMWAAGWQTTTSQIGPQFIWWLAAQSVFYHLYNQVSYMSLDQISPLTFSIGNTMKRISVIVSSIIIFHTPVQPINALGAAIAILGTFLYSQAKQ